In Vigna unguiculata cultivar IT97K-499-35 chromosome 3, ASM411807v1, whole genome shotgun sequence, a single genomic region encodes these proteins:
- the LOC114176964 gene encoding uncharacterized protein LOC114176964 translates to MFLKVAKVDKQMNTKMMSYSCGCHTLVMLLFIFVLASLAAGEDNPLLELLSNRDEVVHIAGYGEEKLSTVLITGSVTCQAPHQPHAWPLQGAWVGLKCDSHGRKWKGKGSVVARGVTDEFGEFIVDLPSHLHAIPNLEKVCSVKIHRIPKRSFCRAVGVKKQKELSLSSFGNGIRTYNAGNIRIQHAT, encoded by the exons atgtttcttaAAGTAGCCAAAGTTGATAAACAAATGAACACAAAGATGATGAGCTACTCATGCGGCTGCCACACCCTTGTCATGCTACTTTTCATCTTCGTGCTTGCATCTCTGGCCGCTGGAGAGGACAACCCTTTGTTAGAGTTATTATCAAACAGAGATGAAGTGGTGCACATTGCAGGCTATGGAGAGGAGAAGCTATCCACAGTCCTCATCACAGGTTCAGTTACTTGTCAGGCACCACACCAACCTCATGCATGGCCACTGCAAG GAGCTTGGGTTGGTTTGAAGTGTGACAGCCATGGGAGAAAGTGGAAGGGGAAAGGGTCAGTGGTAGCAAGAGGTGTAACTGATGAATTTGGAGAGTTCATAGTTGATCTCCCTTCTCACCTTCATGCTATTCCTAACTTGGAAAAGGTATGTTCAGTAAAAATCCATCGGATTCCAAAGCGATCATTTTGTCGAGCAGTTGGTGTGAAGAAACAGAAGGAACTCAGCCTCTCTTCCTTTGGCAATGGCATTCGCACTTACAATGCTGGAAACATAAGGATCCAGCATGCCACTTAA
- the LOC114176873 gene encoding SNF1-related protein kinase regulatory subunit beta-2-like isoform X1, translating into MGNVNVRGSEEEAEEASADGNAMPHSPPTISPFVFTPQLPEVPLQTSEEMHVPSYSSVETTSGYEDMFSEPGIPTMITWSYGGKEVAVEGSWDNWKARMPLQRSGKDFAIMKVLPSGVYQFRFIVDGLKRYTPDSPWARDDAGNAYNILDLQDYVPEDIGSISSFEPPQSPESSYDNLQLSSEDYAKEPPLVPPLLQMTLLNVAETNMEIQPPLSRPQHGVLNHLYTQKGKSSPTVVGLGTTHRFLAKYVTVVLYKSL; encoded by the exons ATGGGTAATGTGAACGTGCGTGGTTCTGAAGAAGAAGCAGAAGAAGCTTCTGCTGATGGGAACGCGATGCCTCACTCTCCTCCCACCATCTCTCCCTTCGTATTCACTCCTCAG CTTCCTGAGGTTCCGCTACAAACATCTGAGGAGATGCATGTCCCCAGTTATTCCTCGGTGGAGACAACTTCAGGGTATGAAGATATGTTCAGTGAACCGGGAATTCCAACTATGATTACTTGGAGTTATGGTGGAAAGGAAGTAGCTGTGGAGGGATCGTGGGATAATTGGAAAGCAAG AATGCCCCTGCAGAGATCAGGGAAAGACTTTGCAATAATGAAGGTATTGCCATCTGGGGTTTACCAGTTCAGATTTATTGTGGATGGACTGAAGAGGTATACTCCAGACTCGCCTTGGGCCCGTGATGATGCCGGGAATGCTTACAACATCTTGGACTTACAG GATTATGTTCCTGAAGATATTGGAAGCATTTCTAGTTTTGAGCCTCCTCAATCACCAGAGTCGAGCTATGATAACTTACAGCTTAGTTCTGAAGATTATGCTAAGGAGCCACCGTTGGTTCCTCCACTCTTGCAAATGACACTGCTAAATGTGGCTGAAACAAATATGGAAATCCAACCTCCTTTGTCAAGACCTCAACATGGAGTGCTGAATCATCTTTACACGCAGAAAGGAAAGAGCAGTCCTACAGTTGTTGGTCTTGGTACAACTCATCGGTTTCTAGCCAAATATGTCACTGTGGTGCTGTACAAGTCCTTGTAA
- the LOC114176873 gene encoding SNF1-related protein kinase regulatory subunit beta-2-like isoform X2: MHVPSYSSVETTSGYEDMFSEPGIPTMITWSYGGKEVAVEGSWDNWKARMPLQRSGKDFAIMKVLPSGVYQFRFIVDGLKRYTPDSPWARDDAGNAYNILDLQDYVPEDIGSISSFEPPQSPESSYDNLQLSSEDYAKEPPLVPPLLQMTLLNVAETNMEIQPPLSRPQHGVLNHLYTQKGKSSPTVVGLGTTHRFLAKYVTVVLYKSL, from the exons ATGCATGTCCCCAGTTATTCCTCGGTGGAGACAACTTCAGGGTATGAAGATATGTTCAGTGAACCGGGAATTCCAACTATGATTACTTGGAGTTATGGTGGAAAGGAAGTAGCTGTGGAGGGATCGTGGGATAATTGGAAAGCAAG AATGCCCCTGCAGAGATCAGGGAAAGACTTTGCAATAATGAAGGTATTGCCATCTGGGGTTTACCAGTTCAGATTTATTGTGGATGGACTGAAGAGGTATACTCCAGACTCGCCTTGGGCCCGTGATGATGCCGGGAATGCTTACAACATCTTGGACTTACAG GATTATGTTCCTGAAGATATTGGAAGCATTTCTAGTTTTGAGCCTCCTCAATCACCAGAGTCGAGCTATGATAACTTACAGCTTAGTTCTGAAGATTATGCTAAGGAGCCACCGTTGGTTCCTCCACTCTTGCAAATGACACTGCTAAATGTGGCTGAAACAAATATGGAAATCCAACCTCCTTTGTCAAGACCTCAACATGGAGTGCTGAATCATCTTTACACGCAGAAAGGAAAGAGCAGTCCTACAGTTGTTGGTCTTGGTACAACTCATCGGTTTCTAGCCAAATATGTCACTGTGGTGCTGTACAAGTCCTTGTAA
- the LOC114177902 gene encoding oligopeptide transporter 3, with amino-acid sequence MAASKTTTMDSEKAENGDSPPDRCPVEEVALVVPETDDPSIPVMTFRAWFLGLASCVLLIFLNTFFTFRTQPLTISAILMQIAVLPVGRFMASTLPTKEYNFLGWRFTLNPGPFNMKEHVIITIFANCGVSFGGGDAYSIGAITVMKAYYKQSLSFLCALFIVLTTQMLGYGWAGILRRYLVDPVEMWWPANLAQVSLFRALHEKEEKSKGFTRMQFFLIAMGASFLYYALPGYLFTVLTFFSWVCWAWPNSITAQQVGSGYHGLGIGAFTVDWAGISAYHGSPLVSPWSSIVNVGVGFIMFIYIIVPVCYWKFNTFDARKFPIFSNQLFTTTGHKYDTTKILTKEYDLNIDAYNKYGKLYLSPLFALSIGSGFARFTATLTHVALFYGRDIWRQSKSAMSGAKLDVHGRLMQAYKRVPEWWFLSILFGSMALSLLMAFVWKTDVQLPWWGMLLAFGLAFVVTLPIGVIQATTNQQPGYDIIAQFFIGYILPGKPIANLLFKIYGRISTVHALSFLSDLKLGHYMKIPPRCMYTAQLVGTLVAGVVNLAVAWWMLDSIKDICLDDKLHHDSPWTCPKYRVTFDASVIWGLIGPKRLFGPGGLYRNLVWLFLIGAVLPVPIWVLSKIYPDKKWIPLINIPVISYGFAGMPPATPANIASWLLTGMIFNYFVFRYNKRWWQKYNYVLSAALDAGTAFMGVLIFFALQNAGHNLKWWGSEMDHCPLATCPTAPGIVVDGCPVF; translated from the exons ATGGCGGCGTCCAAGACCACAACGATGGACTCTGAGAAGGCCGAAAACGGAGATTCTCCACCGGACCGTTGTCCGGTGGAGGAGGTGGCTCTGGTGGTGCCCGAAACCGACGACCCATCGATTCCGGTGATGACTTTCCGGGCATGGTTTCTGGGATTGGCATCATGCGTGCTCTTAATCTTCCTGAACACGTTCTTTACTTTCAGGACTCAGCCACTCACCATCTCTGCCATTCTCATGCAAATCGCCGTTCTTCCCGTAGGAAGGTTCATGGCGTCCACGCTTCCCACCAAAGAGTACAACTTTCTGGGGTGGCGCTTCACCTTGAACCCTGGGCCCTTCAACATGAAGGAGCACGTCATCATCACCATCTTTGCAAACTGTGGCGTGTCCTTTGGAGGGGGTGACGCTTACTCCATTGGCGCCATTACTGTCATGAAAGCTTATTATAAACAGAGTTTGAGCTTTCTGTGCGCCCTTTTCATCGTCTTAACCACTCAG ATGTTGGGGTATGGATGGGCTGGGATTCTGAGGAGGTATCTGGTTGATCCCGTTGAAATGTGGTGGCCTGCAAACCTTGCTCAAGTGTCGCTCTTTAG GGCACTCCACGAAAAGGAGGAGAAATCAAAAGGTTTTACGAGGATGCAGTTTTTCCTCATTGCCATGGGTGCAAGCTTCTTGTATTATGCACTCCCTGGCTATCTGTTCACGGTCTTAACCTTTTTCTCGTGGGTTTGTTGGGCATGGCCGAATAGCATCACTGCACAGCAAGTTGGATCAGGTTATCATGGACTTGGGATTGGTGCCTTCACAGTTGATTGGGCAGGGATTTCAGCTTATCATGGGAGCCCTCTTGTTTCACCATGGTCTTCCATTGTTAACGTGGGAGTCGGATTTATCATGTTCATATACATCATTGTACCTGTGTGTTACTGGAAGTTCAACACTTTTGATGCCCGCAAGTTTCCTATATTTTCTAACCAGTTGTTCACGACCACTGGACATAAATATGACACTACCAAGATCTTAACCAAGGAGTATGATCTTAACATTGATGCATACAACAAATACGGCAAGTTATACCTCAGTCCTCTGTTTGCATTATCAATTGGATCGGGTTTTGCAAGATTTACGGCTACCCTCACTCACGTGGCACTGTTTTATGGCAG AGATATTTGGAGACAGAGTAAATCTGCGATGAGTGGTGCGAAATTGGATGTCCATGGTAGACTTATGCAAGCTTATAAGCGAGTACCTGAATGGTGGTTCCTCAGTATATTGTTTGGGAGCATGGCACTATCCCTGCTAATGGCCTTTGTGTGGAAAACTGATGTGCAACTGCCATGGTGGGGTATGCTCCTTGCTTTTGGTTTGGCTTTTGTTGTAACCCTCCCAATTGGTGTCATTCAAGCAACTACCAACCAG CAACCTGGATATGACATTATAGCACAGTTCTTTATTGGGTATATCCTTCCAGGAAAACCGATTGCAAACTTGCTCTTCAAGATTTACGGGAGAATCAGCACCGTGCATGCTCTCTCTTTCTTGTCAGATCTCAAACTAGGCCACTACATGAAAATTCCTCCAAGATGCATGTATACCGCTCAG CTGGTGGGAACTCTGGTTGCTGGAGTAGTGAATCTTGCAGTGGCTTGGTGGATGTTGGATAGCATTAAGGACATATGCCTCGATGATAAACTTCACCATGACAGTCCTTGGACATGCCCCAAATACAGAGTGACCTTTGATGCATCTGTTATATGGGGTCTAATTGGACCAAAACGACTCTTTGGACCTGGTGGACTATACAGGAACCTTGTGTGGTTATTCCTGATTGGAGCAGTGTTGCCAGTTCCTATTTGGGTGTTGAGCAAAATCTACCCTGACAAGAAATGGATACCACTCATAAACATACCTGTCATATCCTATGGTTTTGCTGGAATGCCACCTGCAACTCCTGCCAATATTGCAAGTTGGCTATTGACCGGAATGATCTTCAATTACTTCGTGTTCCGCTACAACAAACGTTGGTGGCAGAAGTACAACTATGTACTATCTGCAGCACTAGATGCAGGCACAGCTTTCATGGGTGTTTTAATATTCTTTGCCCTGCAAAATGCTGGCCATAATCTCAAATGGTGGGGAAGTGAAATGGACCATTGCCCCTTGGCCACTTGCCCAACTGCACCAGGAATTGTGGTTGATGGGTGTCCAGTATTCTAA
- the LOC114179973 gene encoding heavy metal-associated isoprenylated plant protein 7-like yields the protein MGEEKKEEGNKEEVKEEKKVEEKKDESKEEPPPEIVLKVDMHCEACARKVAKALKGFQGVEDVTADSRTSKVVVKGMAADPIKVLERLQKKSGKKVELISPLPKAPEEKKEEIKEEPPKEEEEKKDEPPPAVTVVLKIRMHCEACAQVIQKRIRKIKGVESVETDLANDQVIVKGVIDPAKLVDHVYKRTKKQASIVKEEEKKVEEKKEEEKKEEKKVDEENKEQVEEEEDNKTEIKRSEYWPAKNYIDYAYDPEIFSDENPNACSVM from the exons ATGGGTGAA gaaaagaaggaagaaggaaataaagaagaagTGAAAGAGGAAAAGAAGGTGGAAGAGAAGAAGGATGAAAGCAAGGAGGAGCCACCACCGGAGATAGTGCTCAAAGTTGACATGCACTGCGAGGCCTGTGCAAGGAAAGTTGCAAAAGCATTGAAAGGATTCCAAG GAGTGGAAGATGTGACTGCGGATAGCAGGACAAGCAAAGTGGTAGTGAAAGGAATGGCAGCAGACCCCATAAAGGTGCTGGAGAGGCTACAAAAGAAAAGTGGCAAGAAAGTGGAGCTTATTTCACCGTTGCCAAAAGCCCCagaggagaaaaaagaagaaatcaaAGAAGAACCACCTaaagaggaggaggagaaaaAAGATGAG CCTCCTCCTGCGGTAACAGTGGTGCTAAAAATTCGAATGCATTGTGAAGCGTGTGCTCAAGTTATACAGAAGCGAATCCGTAAGATTAAAG GAGTAGAATCAGTGGAAACAGATTTGGCAAATGATCAAGTCATAGTTAAAGGTGTGATCGACCCTGCGAAGCTTGTTGATCATGTATATAAGAGGACCAAAAAGCAAGCCTCTATTGTGAAGGAGGAAGAGAAGAAggtagaagaaaagaaagaagaggagaagaaggaagagaaaaaagtTGACGAGGAAAACAAGGAacaagtagaagaagaagaagataacaAAACTGAAATCAAGCGAAGTGAGTACTGGCCAGCCAAAAACTACATCGACTACGCTTATGACCCTGAGATTTTCAGCGACGAGAACCCAAATGCATGCTCTGTTATGTAA